One window from the genome of Pedobacter schmidteae encodes:
- a CDS encoding SusC/RagA family TonB-linked outer membrane protein: MKLTCIFIFITCLNVSASVFSQQKISLDVKRTKLSKVLKIIEEQSGYHFVYSSANVPVNKDVTLAVQNTPVSEILSAIFSSTNLKYSISEAGLIIISRIQDIKISGTVKDEHGIALPGATVRIKGNAGGTSTDINGRFTLSVQPNAIIVISYAGFQTKEIAVNNKTTLSITLSEDTKLLTEVVVTALGIKKERRALGYSVSQVQGESLTQARENNVANSLVGKVAGLDINATAGGVGSATNITIRGVSSLSQTNQPLFVINGVPMENRPVGLNNSNPNGNTGSQYDNAPDFGDAVGNLNPDDIESISVLKGAAASALYGSRAKAGVILITTKSGKGNSIDFNSNYVVEQVMDRTDWQYEYGQGGDGVKPATAVAAGMVGGASWGAKLDGTNVVQFDGVSRPYVAQKNNVKDFYRDGGTWTNTIALNKTFEGGAIRFSANNVTNKSIVPNSGLDRQSFNFVGTFDPIKRLTLDIRANYILEQAKNRPFLSDGAGNANYNLTFLPTSLSVNSLKPYKTALGKEILYNTNNTYATNPWFAAYEFINNTTRDRLISSVNARYTLDNGLFIQGRAGRDGYTDTYKNVVPSGTGYEEQGKMAEQNTKFADLNADILVGKSFNVEDNFTVTPNIGASYRNTKTYQITNNGREFAVFGVYNILNATKKSVSASSSEAETQSVYGTLEFAYKDIFYLTGSGRSDWFSTLATPGKDNKLSVFYPSVSSSFVFSEIWKPSFLNFGKLRAGYAVVGQATDPFQTQLTYGFRSETLNGKPLGIINNFNIPNSSLRASKATEFEIGTELRFFNSRLNLDLTYYNKRSKDEISSITTSSTTGYNGAVVNSGEIQNKGFEGLISGTILKTDNFSWVSSLNGTFNDNTVLSLAPGTTQQLLATSRTNVGFLRNVAGRAAAQVMAYDNQYDANGNIVLNAKGVPVQGLSKAYGSAFHKWFAGLNNEFSYKGITMSFLIDGKWGGKLFSATDYYGYFFGLHKGTLAIREAQGANAATFTNESIQSVSKGFVLDASFIKLRQFTLGYSFPGKLFNNKIKSLNVNFVGRNLFILMKKTDNIDPESSYNATFPGLELGGVPPSRTFGLNLSVKF, from the coding sequence ATGAAATTAACGTGTATCTTCATTTTTATAACCTGTCTGAATGTATCTGCATCGGTCTTTTCGCAGCAGAAGATTTCTTTGGATGTAAAGAGGACCAAATTGAGCAAGGTCTTAAAAATTATTGAAGAACAAAGTGGCTACCATTTTGTATACAGTTCGGCCAATGTTCCTGTAAATAAGGATGTAACCTTAGCCGTTCAGAATACACCTGTTTCCGAAATCCTGTCGGCCATATTTAGCAGTACCAACCTCAAATATTCTATTTCTGAGGCTGGGTTAATTATCATTAGCCGTATTCAGGACATCAAAATTTCCGGTACAGTTAAAGATGAGCATGGCATAGCCTTGCCTGGAGCCACTGTCCGCATAAAAGGTAATGCCGGAGGTACTTCAACTGACATTAATGGCCGGTTTACACTTTCTGTGCAACCCAACGCTATTATTGTGATTTCGTACGCAGGCTTCCAGACAAAAGAAATAGCAGTCAACAACAAAACAACCCTCAGCATTACCTTATCAGAGGATACCAAATTGCTTACTGAAGTTGTGGTAACCGCTTTGGGTATTAAAAAGGAACGTAGGGCCCTGGGCTACTCTGTTTCTCAGGTTCAGGGCGAATCTTTAACTCAGGCCAGGGAAAACAACGTTGCCAATTCATTGGTTGGTAAAGTTGCGGGTTTGGACATCAACGCCACGGCCGGTGGTGTAGGTTCGGCTACCAATATCACCATACGTGGTGTATCCAGTCTGAGCCAAACCAATCAGCCGTTATTTGTAATCAATGGTGTTCCGATGGAAAACAGACCGGTAGGCTTAAACAACAGCAACCCAAATGGCAATACCGGTAGTCAGTACGACAATGCACCCGATTTTGGAGATGCGGTGGGAAATTTGAACCCCGACGATATTGAGAGTATTTCGGTACTAAAAGGCGCTGCTGCTTCGGCTTTATATGGTTCAAGGGCCAAAGCGGGTGTAATTCTGATCACCACAAAAAGTGGAAAGGGAAACAGCATTGATTTTAACAGCAACTATGTGGTAGAGCAGGTAATGGACAGAACTGACTGGCAATATGAGTACGGACAAGGTGGCGACGGCGTAAAACCTGCAACTGCTGTGGCTGCCGGAATGGTAGGCGGCGCCAGTTGGGGTGCTAAATTGGACGGGACTAATGTTGTTCAGTTTGACGGTGTTTCAAGACCTTATGTTGCACAGAAAAACAACGTTAAAGACTTTTACAGAGACGGTGGAACCTGGACCAATACCATTGCCTTAAATAAGACTTTTGAAGGGGGAGCTATACGGTTCTCGGCAAATAATGTAACCAACAAATCTATTGTTCCAAATTCGGGCCTGGACAGACAATCATTTAATTTCGTTGGAACTTTTGATCCGATTAAACGACTGACACTCGACATACGTGCGAATTACATCCTGGAGCAGGCTAAAAACCGCCCATTCCTATCCGATGGTGCTGGAAATGCCAATTATAACTTAACGTTTTTACCAACCAGTCTTAGTGTAAACAGCCTAAAGCCTTATAAAACAGCATTAGGAAAAGAAATACTTTATAATACCAATAACACCTATGCTACCAATCCCTGGTTTGCAGCATATGAATTTATCAATAACACCACCAGAGATCGGTTGATCAGCTCAGTTAATGCCAGGTACACCTTGGATAACGGCTTATTTATACAAGGCCGGGCTGGAAGAGACGGCTATACCGATACCTACAAAAATGTTGTACCTTCTGGTACCGGATATGAGGAACAGGGAAAAATGGCTGAACAGAATACTAAGTTTGCCGATCTGAATGCCGATATCCTGGTTGGTAAATCATTTAATGTAGAGGACAATTTTACCGTTACGCCTAACATAGGTGCCAGTTATAGAAATACCAAAACCTATCAAATTACCAATAACGGTAGAGAGTTTGCGGTATTTGGTGTATACAATATTCTGAATGCAACAAAGAAAAGCGTTTCTGCATCTTCTTCGGAGGCTGAAACACAATCTGTTTATGGAACACTTGAATTTGCATATAAAGACATTTTCTATTTGACAGGCAGTGGCCGAAGCGATTGGTTTTCTACATTGGCTACTCCTGGTAAAGACAATAAGTTAAGTGTTTTTTATCCATCCGTAAGTAGTTCATTTGTGTTCTCCGAAATATGGAAACCATCATTTTTAAATTTTGGTAAGTTAAGAGCCGGTTATGCTGTAGTAGGACAAGCTACAGATCCGTTTCAAACGCAGCTTACCTACGGTTTTAGAAGTGAGACACTGAATGGTAAACCTTTGGGCATCATCAACAACTTCAACATACCAAACTCATCATTGAGAGCTTCAAAAGCAACCGAATTTGAAATCGGTACTGAGCTAAGATTTTTCAATAGTCGGCTGAATCTGGATTTGACTTATTACAACAAACGTTCTAAGGATGAAATCTCTTCTATTACCACATCAAGCACCACAGGCTACAACGGAGCGGTCGTAAATTCAGGCGAAATTCAAAATAAAGGTTTTGAAGGATTAATTTCCGGTACGATTTTAAAAACGGATAATTTTAGTTGGGTATCCTCATTGAATGGTACATTTAATGATAATACGGTACTGTCGTTGGCTCCTGGAACCACTCAGCAATTATTAGCTACTTCACGTACCAACGTTGGTTTTTTAAGAAACGTTGCCGGCAGAGCTGCAGCCCAGGTAATGGCTTACGACAATCAATATGATGCCAATGGAAATATTGTGCTAAATGCCAAAGGTGTTCCGGTACAAGGTCTCTCTAAAGCTTATGGCTCTGCCTTTCACAAATGGTTTGCCGGCCTGAATAATGAATTTAGCTACAAGGGAATAACCATGTCGTTCTTAATTGACGGTAAATGGGGCGGTAAGCTTTTCTCAGCCACTGATTACTATGGCTATTTCTTTGGGCTTCATAAAGGAACATTGGCTATACGTGAGGCTCAGGGAGCTAATGCAGCAACATTTACAAATGAGTCGATACAATCAGTTTCTAAAGGCTTTGTACTTGATGCCAGTTTTATCAAATTGAGACAGTTTACCCTTGGATATAGTTTTCCTGGAAAATTGTTCAACAATAAGATCAAAAGCCTGAACGTAAATTTTGTTGGTCGTAACTTGTTCATCCTGATGAAAAAAACGGACAACATCGATCCTGAATCCAGTTACAACGCAACTTTCCCTGGCCTGGAGCTGGGAGGGGTTCCTCCATCCAGAACATTTGGTTTAAACCTAAGCGTTAAGTTTTAA
- a CDS encoding FecR family protein — protein MIDRSLFNIEDFLVDNTFQLYCAGKDKLCVTYWENYIKAHPEQAQTISEAKRLYGILSGHKKPLNSQIERMKNELQTEQGHLTIPIKRQYTWLKIAAVFLVFLGIAVLYKNQTTPPKPVNDFITSYSTVAAERKKVKLPDGTVILLNSKSSLKVNRDFNISNREVTLIGEAFFDVTHDKNKPFKVLTPDFDIKVLGTTFNVKAYPDEPTSEAVLIKGVIVMEASGGKGNSITLKPSQKVTFYKKVPELRNLKPQNPIIKHPEITINSYTKKNDSTIVEMAWIQNRLEIQDLSFAELKHTLERWYNVEIVFADKEIEKYHFTATFKGETLVEVLYALQCAEHFKYEIKGNQVIISK, from the coding sequence ATGATAGATCGTAGTCTTTTCAATATTGAAGACTTTCTTGTAGACAATACCTTCCAACTCTACTGTGCCGGCAAGGACAAACTCTGTGTTACCTATTGGGAAAATTACATTAAGGCTCATCCGGAGCAAGCCCAAACGATAAGTGAAGCCAAACGTTTGTATGGGATATTAAGTGGTCATAAAAAGCCATTAAACAGCCAGATCGAGCGTATGAAAAATGAACTTCAGACAGAGCAGGGACACCTTACAATTCCAATAAAGCGACAGTATACCTGGTTAAAAATTGCAGCTGTATTTTTGGTGTTTTTGGGTATAGCGGTGTTGTACAAAAACCAGACTACACCTCCTAAACCTGTAAATGACTTCATAACCAGCTATAGCACCGTTGCAGCAGAACGCAAAAAAGTGAAGTTACCTGACGGGACAGTGATACTATTGAATTCAAAAAGTTCCTTGAAGGTAAATAGGGATTTTAACATCAGCAACAGGGAAGTTACTTTAATAGGTGAGGCTTTTTTTGATGTAACCCATGACAAAAACAAGCCTTTTAAGGTGCTCACCCCCGATTTCGATATTAAAGTATTAGGTACAACATTTAACGTAAAGGCCTATCCGGATGAACCTACGTCGGAAGCTGTATTGATAAAAGGGGTTATTGTAATGGAAGCCAGTGGTGGCAAGGGCAATTCCATTACCTTAAAACCAAGCCAGAAGGTTACCTTTTACAAAAAGGTACCTGAGTTGCGCAATTTAAAACCTCAAAATCCCATCATAAAACATCCGGAAATTACGATTAATAGTTATACCAAAAAAAATGACAGCACTATTGTTGAAATGGCATGGATTCAAAACCGCCTGGAGATTCAGGACCTGAGTTTTGCGGAGCTGAAACATACGCTGGAAAGATGGTACAATGTAGAAATCGTGTTTGCCGATAAAGAAATTGAAAAATACCATTTTACCGCCACATTTAAAGGTGAGACATTAGTAGAAGTATTATACGCACTTCAATGTGCAGAACATTTTAAATATGAAATAAAAGGAAATCAAGTGATCATATCAAAATAA
- a CDS encoding SusD/RagB family nutrient-binding outer membrane lipoprotein — MKTNILTKYSLSLLAAIVLMTGCTKDFTDINTNPIAYGPKSFDPNYTLTSAQLNYTGSIDFAFDTWRGNLIYASTMMQGFSTVVSYWAGDKYALNTDYTGAYWGSTSTTGAYIEQVRFISDVVEYSKSDPKFNNVHQIGRIWKALVFARITDLYGDCPYSEAGLSYYNGILTPKYDRQQAIYADLLKEVDEATNALVVGGDAVRGDLIYGGNIDKWKRFGNSLLLRLAMRLTKIDENTAKTYAQKVVGKTMLDNSDNAFIKHDLSGARVTQNRNSQVLNGDGGQEHYYVKWSKTFIDRLKNANDPRLGKVAVTNLFPVLTSKDQNPNFNATPAVQKGMPNGKDLLGVPATNVTQDPSYTTFGDYSSPNPAMIKKDGIAFILTYSETEFLLAEAAQRWGIGGSAADHYREGLAKSITCLVQYDPSLEVTDAVANAYANANPYNAANGLEMINTQYWLHTCTTLDFYETWCNWRRSGFPVLTPVNHRNGVTSGVIPRRFPYPLAEAASNETNYRAASAAVPGGDNLTGRVWWDKP; from the coding sequence ATGAAAACAAATATATTAACAAAATATAGCCTGAGTTTACTTGCCGCTATTGTATTAATGACCGGCTGTACCAAGGACTTTACCGATATCAACACGAACCCAATTGCATACGGGCCAAAAAGCTTTGACCCTAATTACACTTTAACCTCTGCTCAGCTAAACTATACCGGCAGCATCGACTTTGCCTTTGATACCTGGCGGGGAAACTTAATTTATGCTTCCACAATGATGCAGGGCTTTTCAACCGTAGTAAGTTATTGGGCCGGCGATAAATATGCGTTAAACACAGATTATACAGGTGCATATTGGGGCTCTACATCTACTACAGGGGCATATATTGAGCAGGTAAGGTTTATTTCAGATGTGGTAGAATACTCTAAGTCTGACCCTAAATTCAATAATGTGCATCAGATAGGACGCATCTGGAAAGCATTGGTTTTTGCCCGCATTACTGACCTATACGGTGATTGCCCGTACAGCGAAGCTGGACTTTCCTATTACAACGGAATTTTGACTCCAAAATATGATAGACAACAGGCCATTTATGCCGATCTGTTGAAGGAAGTTGATGAAGCTACCAATGCTTTGGTAGTAGGTGGTGATGCCGTGCGTGGTGATCTGATTTATGGTGGTAATATTGATAAGTGGAAACGTTTTGGTAACTCCCTGCTACTGCGTTTGGCCATGCGATTGACCAAAATTGATGAAAACACCGCAAAAACTTACGCCCAAAAGGTGGTTGGAAAAACCATGCTTGATAATAGTGACAATGCATTTATTAAACATGATTTGTCGGGTGCCAGGGTTACACAAAACAGAAATAGCCAGGTATTAAATGGTGATGGCGGGCAGGAACATTATTATGTGAAATGGTCGAAAACATTTATCGACAGACTGAAAAATGCAAACGACCCACGATTGGGAAAAGTTGCCGTAACCAATCTTTTCCCTGTGCTGACATCAAAAGATCAAAACCCTAACTTTAATGCAACACCTGCTGTGCAGAAAGGAATGCCCAATGGCAAAGATTTGCTTGGCGTACCTGCTACGAATGTTACCCAAGATCCTAGTTATACTACTTTTGGTGACTATTCTTCACCAAATCCGGCCATGATTAAGAAGGATGGTATTGCTTTTATTTTAACCTATTCTGAAACCGAGTTTTTACTGGCCGAGGCCGCCCAGAGATGGGGGATTGGTGGTTCGGCTGCTGATCACTATAGGGAAGGGCTGGCTAAATCAATTACTTGCCTGGTACAATACGATCCTAGTCTGGAAGTAACTGATGCTGTAGCCAATGCCTATGCCAATGCCAACCCTTATAACGCAGCTAATGGACTGGAAATGATCAATACACAATATTGGCTACATACCTGTACAACACTTGATTTTTACGAAACCTGGTGCAACTGGCGCAGAAGTGGTTTCCCGGTATTGACCCCTGTAAATCACAGAAATGGAGTAACCTCTGGAGTAATTCCCCGTCGTTTCCCATATCCACTGGCAGAGGCCGCCTCTAATGAAACCAATTATCGTGCAGCATCTGCGGCCGTTCCGGGAGGCGATAATTTAACCGGAAGAGTATGGTGGGATAAACCATAA
- a CDS encoding RNA polymerase sigma factor has product MDNKLVHHLLWERLRIGDQDAFFDLYKALYYDLVNFGIRVCGDTETAGEAADQVFITVWEKHEQLTRVDNVPAYLRTFLKRKILRLLERKRKINDALANAGAEGEWMEMSYEEFIVKVQTDEMVRYKLKSALQKLTYRQKQLIHLKFFDGLSYEQIAEQSEQTIKTAYNTIYDALKILRKELRD; this is encoded by the coding sequence ATGGATAATAAACTCGTGCATCATCTGTTATGGGAGCGTTTGCGGATTGGAGATCAGGATGCTTTTTTTGATCTCTACAAAGCTCTCTATTACGATCTTGTTAATTTTGGCATACGTGTATGCGGCGATACAGAAACAGCTGGTGAAGCGGCTGATCAGGTATTTATAACCGTCTGGGAGAAACACGAACAACTAACCCGGGTTGATAATGTCCCTGCCTATTTGCGGACCTTTTTAAAAAGAAAGATTTTAAGACTGTTGGAGCGGAAACGTAAAATTAACGATGCCCTTGCCAACGCCGGTGCCGAAGGAGAATGGATGGAAATGTCGTATGAGGAGTTTATTGTCAAAGTACAAACAGACGAAATGGTACGCTATAAACTGAAAAGCGCATTACAAAAATTAACCTACAGACAGAAACAATTGATTCACCTGAAATTTTTTGATGGGCTTAGCTATGAACAAATTGCAGAGCAAAGTGAGCAGACCATTAAAACAGCTTACAACACCATTTACGACGCACTTAAAATTTTAAGAAAAGAACTGCGCGACTAA
- a CDS encoding Gfo/Idh/MocA family protein, which yields MNRREFVKNSSITAAAATVLPGGSLFAATGADKIKVAMIGVGLRGQNHLNLLLKRADVDLVAICDIDDRMLTSAKAMISKSGKPMPKIFTGDDYSWKKMLETKGLQAIVIATPWEWHKEMIIKSIESGLKYVASEVMIGITLQDHWDVVQAAEKYNAHVMMLENVCYRRDVMAALNMVRQGVFGEILHLQGGYQHDLREVKFNDGVKPYGGGVEFGEKGFSEARWRTNHSVHRNGDLYPTHGIGPVANCININRGNKFLKLNSFATKSRGLHNYIVANGGENHPNAKVNFRLGDIVTTTIDCANGETIILQHDTNLPRPYSLGFRVQGTKGLWMDLNKSIYVEGESKPHQWDNQDKWLEKYDHPLWKKYGNDAQGAGHGGMDFFVIHAFIEAAKRNQPTPMDVYDAAAWSAITPLSEQSIELGNETIDFPDFTSGKWMSRKPIFALNDDY from the coding sequence ATGAACAGAAGAGAATTTGTTAAAAACAGCAGTATAACCGCTGCTGCTGCAACCGTTTTACCCGGAGGCTCCTTATTTGCTGCAACAGGAGCAGATAAAATTAAAGTGGCAATGATAGGCGTAGGGCTACGCGGACAAAACCATTTAAATTTATTGCTAAAAAGAGCCGACGTTGACCTTGTTGCCATATGTGATATAGACGACCGGATGCTGACTTCAGCAAAGGCGATGATTAGCAAAAGTGGTAAACCCATGCCAAAAATATTTACAGGCGATGATTATTCCTGGAAAAAAATGCTGGAAACCAAAGGCTTGCAAGCTATTGTTATAGCCACACCATGGGAATGGCATAAAGAAATGATCATTAAGTCTATAGAATCTGGACTCAAATATGTGGCTTCCGAAGTTATGATAGGTATTACCTTGCAGGATCATTGGGATGTAGTTCAGGCGGCTGAAAAATATAATGCACATGTAATGATGCTTGAAAATGTTTGCTATCGCAGAGATGTTATGGCAGCCTTAAATATGGTTAGACAAGGTGTATTTGGCGAAATTCTTCATTTACAAGGAGGCTATCAGCACGATTTGAGAGAGGTTAAATTTAACGACGGCGTAAAACCATATGGAGGAGGTGTAGAATTTGGTGAAAAAGGATTTTCTGAAGCTCGTTGGAGAACCAACCACTCTGTGCATCGCAATGGCGATCTTTACCCTACACATGGCATTGGCCCGGTAGCCAACTGCATCAATATCAACAGGGGTAACAAATTCCTGAAATTAAACTCCTTTGCAACAAAATCCAGAGGATTACATAACTATATTGTAGCCAATGGGGGAGAAAACCATCCGAATGCAAAAGTTAATTTCCGACTTGGTGATATTGTAACCACCACCATCGATTGCGCTAACGGTGAAACCATCATTTTGCAACATGACACTAATCTCCCAAGACCTTATTCATTAGGCTTCAGAGTTCAGGGGACTAAAGGCTTGTGGATGGATCTAAATAAAAGCATATATGTTGAAGGAGAGAGTAAACCACATCAATGGGATAATCAGGATAAATGGCTCGAAAAATACGATCATCCGCTATGGAAAAAATATGGTAATGATGCTCAGGGTGCAGGTCATGGCGGTATGGACTTCTTTGTTATACATGCTTTTATTGAAGCAGCAAAACGAAATCAGCCTACGCCAATGGATGTCTATGATGCAGCCGCCTGGAGCGCCATCACGCCA
- a CDS encoding phosphotransferase enzyme family protein: MFENILSIYGLDPDRAIVQQFGDGLINHTWKVSADNKNYILQKVNSEVFKKPADIDHNFSLLRKYLSTENPDYLFVSPVIAPNGDSLLHIEGSYYRLFPFVEGSTSLNVLSKREEAYEAAKQFGKFSRILNGFKADELNITIPNFHNLILRYDQFTTACSQASAERLTKAADGISFIIEHQEIVNTYHEILNHPDIPLRVIHHDTKISNVLFDAHNKGLCVIDLDTVMPGYFISDVGDMMRTYLSAASEEETDFSKIEVRQDFFKAIYDGYMEEMQQVLTEAEKQYFTYSGKFIIYMQAIRFLADYLQNDVYYGARYEGHNLNRANNQITLLKEYIKAEPELTSYASILTS, translated from the coding sequence ATGTTCGAAAATATTTTAAGCATCTATGGTCTCGACCCTGATCGGGCAATTGTTCAACAATTTGGTGATGGCCTGATTAATCATACCTGGAAAGTTAGTGCCGACAATAAAAACTACATTTTACAGAAGGTAAATAGTGAGGTATTTAAAAAACCTGCTGATATTGATCACAATTTTTCTTTGCTTAGAAAATATTTAAGTACCGAAAATCCTGATTATTTATTTGTTTCTCCCGTTATTGCCCCAAATGGTGATTCGTTGTTGCATATTGAAGGTAGTTATTATCGCTTGTTCCCTTTTGTAGAAGGATCTACTTCTCTTAATGTGTTAAGTAAAAGAGAGGAAGCCTACGAAGCAGCAAAGCAGTTTGGAAAATTCTCGAGAATCCTGAATGGTTTTAAAGCGGATGAATTAAATATCACCATCCCGAATTTCCATAATCTGATACTTAGATATGATCAATTTACCACGGCTTGTAGCCAGGCCTCGGCCGAGCGCTTAACAAAGGCCGCCGATGGAATTAGTTTTATTATTGAACATCAGGAAATTGTAAATACCTATCATGAAATTTTAAATCATCCTGATATCCCTTTGCGGGTGATCCATCACGATACAAAAATCAGCAATGTTCTGTTTGATGCGCATAACAAAGGTTTGTGTGTAATTGATCTGGATACTGTGATGCCCGGTTATTTTATAAGTGATGTAGGCGATATGATGAGGACCTATTTAAGTGCCGCAAGTGAAGAAGAAACAGACTTTAGTAAGATTGAGGTGAGACAGGATTTCTTTAAAGCCATTTATGATGGTTATATGGAAGAAATGCAGCAGGTGCTGACTGAGGCTGAGAAGCAGTATTTTACCTATTCGGGCAAATTCATTATTTATATGCAAGCCATCCGTTTTCTGGCCGATTATCTGCAGAATGATGTTTATTATGGTGCCAGGTATGAAGGCCATAACCTGAATAGGGCAAATAATCAAATTACCTTGTTAAAAGAATATATTAAAGCTGAACCAGAATTGACAAGTTATGCCAGTATATTAACTTCATAA
- a CDS encoding LacI family DNA-binding transcriptional regulator: protein MIPDKPTTIKEIAKILKISVSTVSRALNDHSSIGLTTKMRVKKLAAEMNYEPNQKAIQFLHGKSFVIGVVLPELSESFFSAAISGIEDVAYKRNYTVLLAQSHDDAEREKLLVAKMKTQRVDGLLVSVSKTTSTYEHFEVFRKLNIPVVFFDRIPPIKDIHYVSSNLETGTFEAVNFLLKKGHRSIGMINGPGTLVASHERKEGYIRAMTANRLKFDPSLLVGCDLSEDGTIAAMDTLLHHRRKPTAMVTFNDYVALFAMRYAKSLQLQDIDFVSYANLPIINYMDHTPIASVEQFPYKQGKKAADILIDLINKPRNESGTEQAFFNVVVESELVLSAHK from the coding sequence ATGATACCGGATAAACCAACTACCATTAAGGAAATAGCCAAGATACTGAAGATTTCTGTGTCTACGGTATCAAGGGCATTAAATGACCATTCAAGTATCGGCCTTACCACAAAAATGAGGGTAAAGAAACTGGCTGCCGAAATGAACTATGAGCCCAATCAAAAAGCGATACAATTTTTGCATGGTAAATCTTTTGTAATTGGAGTGGTGTTGCCCGAGTTGTCGGAGTCTTTCTTTTCGGCTGCAATAAGCGGCATAGAAGATGTTGCTTATAAAAGGAATTACACGGTTTTATTAGCTCAATCGCATGACGATGCTGAAAGAGAGAAGCTTTTGGTTGCGAAAATGAAGACGCAGCGGGTAGACGGACTGCTGGTTTCCGTATCTAAAACCACCAGTACATATGAACATTTTGAGGTATTCCGGAAATTAAATATACCTGTTGTGTTTTTTGATCGCATCCCTCCTATTAAAGATATTCATTACGTAAGTTCCAATCTGGAAACCGGAACTTTTGAGGCAGTAAATTTTTTGCTAAAAAAAGGACATCGCAGCATTGGCATGATCAACGGGCCTGGTACATTGGTGGCAAGTCATGAAAGAAAAGAAGGGTATATCAGGGCAATGACGGCAAACCGGTTAAAGTTTGATCCTTCTTTACTTGTTGGGTGCGATTTGTCGGAAGACGGCACAATTGCGGCTATGGACACATTGCTCCACCACCGCCGTAAGCCTACCGCCATGGTTACTTTTAATGATTATGTGGCTTTGTTTGCCATGCGATACGCCAAATCCCTACAGCTTCAGGATATTGATTTTGTGAGCTATGCCAACTTGCCTATTATTAATTATATGGATCATACTCCGATTGCATCTGTCGAGCAGTTTCCATACAAACAGGGTAAAAAGGCAGCGGATATCCTGATAGACCTCATCAACAAACCCCGCAATGAATCGGGAACGGAACAGGCATTTTTTAATGTTGTAGTAGAATCAGAGCTGGTTTTAAGCGCTCATAAGTAA